A stretch of the Spirochaetota bacterium genome encodes the following:
- the nusG gene encoding transcription termination/antitermination protein NusG: MKNYYVLKVTTGMEYEVADNLKKLVKLNKVEDFVTDIIVPEETVLKMQRGKKKEVKRKCYPGYVIVEMDLSDEPADENYWKKIVKIVLSVPNAVSFVGVKRVDKPIPMKKADVETFLFNIGEKKEVKKNVSIVDFEVNENILIIDGAFKNFEGLIKSIDVEKEKVIVEIDIFGRKTPVELLFSQIEKKS; the protein is encoded by the coding sequence ATGAAAAACTATTATGTTTTGAAAGTTACTACTGGTATGGAATATGAAGTTGCTGATAATTTGAAGAAATTAGTTAAATTGAATAAAGTGGAAGATTTTGTTACTGATATAATTGTTCCAGAAGAAACAGTTTTAAAAATGCAAAGAGGTAAAAAAAAAGAAGTTAAAAGAAAATGCTATCCAGGATATGTGATAGTTGAGATGGATTTGAGTGACGAACCTGCAGATGAAAACTATTGGAAAAAGATAGTTAAGATTGTATTGAGTGTACCAAATGCTGTTAGTTTTGTTGGGGTTAAAAGGGTTGATAAACCTATACCAATGAAAAAAGCTGATGTTGAAACATTTCTTTTTAATATAGGTGAAAAAAAAGAAGTGAAGAAAAATGTCTCAATTGTAGATTTTGAGGTAAATGAAAATATATTGATTATAGATGGTGCATTTAAAAACTTTGAAGGATTGATAAAATCCATAGATGTCGAGAAAGAAAAAGTTATTGTAGAGATTGACATCTTTGGAAGAAAAACACCAGTTGAGCTGTTGTTTTCACAAATTGAAAAAAAATCTTAA
- a CDS encoding polymer-forming cytoskeletal protein, which produces MNKKTIETMNGFDKIKTILGEETNLEGDLKYKDSLMIKGRFKGTIKTDGYLILDANSNVEADITAKYVRIAGTLKGNILDSFKIEMVGQAKVAGNIKTEVLKIDDGVIFEGKCEMKTK; this is translated from the coding sequence ATGAATAAAAAAACTATTGAAACAATGAATGGTTTTGATAAGATTAAAACTATTTTAGGTGAAGAAACTAACCTCGAAGGAGATTTAAAATATAAAGATTCTCTTATGATAAAGGGTAGATTTAAAGGCACAATAAAAACAGATGGATATCTTATTTTAGATGCTAATTCTAATGTTGAAGCAGATATAACTGCGAAGTATGTAAGAATTGCCGGAACACTTAAAGGAAATATTTTAGACTCCTTTAAGATCGAGATGGTTGGTCAGGCAAAAGTAGCTGGTAATATTAAAACAGAAGTATTAAAAATTGATGATGGCGTTATCTTTGAAGGTAAATGTGAAATGAAAACTAAATAA
- a CDS encoding tetratricopeptide repeat protein — protein MDEKKKKMIEIYNIAIDKYFNREFEEAAKLFKNVLEIEPDDYVSEIHLARCLEYIKNPPGDDWDGVFKLTSK, from the coding sequence ATGGATGAAAAAAAGAAAAAAATGATAGAAATATATAATATAGCAATAGATAAATATTTTAACAGAGAGTTTGAAGAAGCAGCTAAATTATTTAAAAATGTTTTAGAAATTGAACCAGATGACTATGTATCTGAAATTCATTTAGCAAGATGCTTAGAATATATTAAAAACCCTCCTGGAGATGATTGGGATGGAGTTTTTAAGTTAACTTCTAAATAA
- the rplK gene encoding 50S ribosomal protein L11 — MAKEIKQIVKLQLIGGSATPAPPVGPALGQAGVNIQQFCQAFNAKTANRKGEVIPCIITVYKDKTFDFILKTPPATYLIKQVLKIESGSGEPNKKKVGKITKDKLREIAEKKMPDLNANDIEAAIKIIAGSCKSMGVEVVE; from the coding sequence ATGGCAAAAGAAATTAAGCAGATTGTAAAATTGCAGTTGATAGGTGGTTCAGCTACACCAGCTCCACCAGTTGGTCCTGCATTGGGTCAAGCTGGAGTTAATATTCAGCAGTTTTGCCAAGCTTTTAATGCTAAAACTGCTAATAGAAAAGGTGAAGTAATTCCTTGTATTATAACAGTTTACAAAGATAAGACTTTTGATTTTATTTTAAAAACACCTCCAGCTACCTATCTTATAAAACAAGTTTTAAAGATTGAATCAGGCTCTGGAGAACCTAATAAGAAAAAGGTAGGTAAAATTACAAAAGATAAACTAAGAGAAATAGCTGAAAAAAAGATGCCTGACTTAAATGCTAACGACATAGAAGCTGCTATTAAAATTATTGCAGGTTCATGTAAATCTATGGGTGTTGAAGTTGTTGAATAA
- the rpmG gene encoding 50S ribosomal protein L33, whose translation MREIISLQCGECKNKNYTTEKNKKNTPDKIELKKYCKFCRKHTLHKETKVK comes from the coding sequence ATGAGAGAAATAATTTCTTTACAATGTGGAGAATGTAAAAATAAAAATTATACTACTGAAAAAAACAAGAAAAATACACCTGATAAAATAGAGTTAAAAAAATACTGTAAATTTTGTAGAAAACATACTTTACATAAAGAAACAAAAGTTAAGTAA
- the rplA gene encoding 50S ribosomal protein L1: MVKRGKKYKIALKQINKIELYEPKKAIETIKKAAFTKFDETIDVVFVLNLDKKHTIRGTHVYDYPFGKQKKILVFAEGDLANEARIAGADYVGSQDLIDKIASGWIDFDVCIATPDMMKNISKVAKILGPKGLMPNPKLGTVTTEIKKAVEEVKKGKIEYRADKAGNVHVSIGKKSMDDEKLLSNFNSIYKEILKKRPSDLKGDYIKKVFISSTMSPSIKIDFSQIK; the protein is encoded by the coding sequence ATTGTGAAAAGAGGCAAAAAGTACAAAATTGCATTAAAGCAAATAAATAAAATTGAATTATATGAACCAAAAAAAGCTATAGAAACTATAAAAAAAGCAGCTTTTACAAAGTTTGATGAAACAATAGATGTTGTTTTTGTGTTGAATTTGGATAAAAAACATACTATTAGGGGCACTCATGTATATGATTATCCTTTTGGAAAACAGAAAAAAATTTTGGTTTTTGCTGAAGGTGATTTAGCTAATGAAGCAAGAATTGCAGGTGCTGATTATGTAGGTTCACAGGATTTGATAGATAAAATAGCTTCAGGATGGATAGATTTTGATGTTTGTATAGCAACCCCAGATATGATGAAAAATATTTCAAAGGTTGCAAAAATATTGGGCCCAAAAGGATTAATGCCAAACCCAAAGCTCGGGACAGTTACAACTGAAATTAAAAAAGCAGTAGAAGAAGTAAAAAAAGGAAAGATTGAGTATAGGGCAGATAAAGCTGGAAATGTTCATGTAAGTATAGGTAAAAAATCAATGGATGATGAGAAATTGCTTTCCAATTTCAATTCTATATATAAAGAAATACTTAAAAAAAGACCATCTGATTTAAAAGGGGATTATATAAAAAAGGTATTTATTTCCAGTACAATGAGTCCATCCATAAAGATTGATTTTTCTCAAATTAAATAA
- the secE gene encoding preprotein translocase subunit SecE, giving the protein MKKIKDWKVVVFIKQCIEELKKVNWPTSEEVQEMTYVVIIFILIFAILLSFADVVSVKLVDWVFGL; this is encoded by the coding sequence ATGAAAAAGATAAAAGATTGGAAAGTAGTTGTTTTTATAAAGCAATGTATTGAGGAGTTAAAAAAGGTTAATTGGCCAACTTCTGAAGAAGTTCAAGAAATGACTTATGTTGTAATAATTTTTATTTTAATTTTTGCTATTCTTTTAAGTTTTGCAGATGTTGTTTCCGTAAAATTGGTTGATTGGGTATTTGGATTATGA